A window of Alphaproteobacteria bacterium genomic DNA:
CCGGCCGAGACGGCGCCTGATGCCGGCGAAGCCGATGGCGGGCTTCCCGACCATAGCAAACCATCGCATCTCTTTGGGACCGCCGGCGTCTCGCCGGCATCTTCTGAAGCCGCCGAGACACCGGCGGCCCCAGGAGAGGCAAGCGGCCCGCATGCCGCTCCGCCTACGCCGCCAGATTCGCCTTTAGCGCCTGTGCCACCTTCGACGCCGGCTGACGCCCCAGCGCTTCACAGATGAAGCGGCCGGTGGCGGCGATGGCGTCGAGATCGACGCCGTGCTCGATGCCCAGGCCATTGAGCAGGTAGAGCACGTCCTCGGTCCCGACATTGCCCGAAGCGCCCTTGGCGTAGGGGCAGCCGCCCAGCCCGCCGACGGCGGTGTCGAACACGGTGATGCCGCGTTCCATCACCGCCAGGATATTGGCCAGCGACTGGCCGTAGGTGTCGTGGAAATGCGCCGCGATCTTCTCGCGCGGCATGCGCTCGGCCACCGCCTCGATCATCGCCACGCATTTCGCCGGCGTGCCCACGCCGATGGAGTCGCCAAGAGAAACCTCATAGCAACCCATGCGGAACAGCCGCTCCGAGACATCGGCGACGATTCTTGGGTCGACGTCGCCCGAATACGGGCAGCCGGCGACGACCGAGACGTAGCCGCGCACCCGGATGTTGTGGCGCTGCGCCGCCTCGATCACCGGGGCGAAGCGCTCGAAGCTCTCGTCGATGGTGCAGTTTGTGTTGGCCTTGCAGAACGCCTCGGAGGCGGCGGTGAAGACCGCGACCTCCTCGCACTTGGCCTCGATGGCGCCGTTCATGCCCAGCTTGTTGGGCACCAGCACGGGATAGGACACGCCCGGCTTGCGCTTGATCCTGGCCATCACCTCGTCGGTGCTGGCCATCTGCGGCACCCATTTGGGCGACACGAAGCTGCCGGCCTCCACGGTCGTGTGGCCGGCGGCCGTCAAACGGTCGATCAGCTCGACCTTGACGTCGACCGGCACCGGCCTGGCCTCGTTCTGCAGGCCGTCGCGGGGCCCGACCTCGACCAGTCGCACACGCTTGGGCAGGTTCATGGCGGTTCTCCTTGCTCCCTCTACTCTACCTTCCCCCGGAGGGGGAAGGTGCCCGAAGGGCGGATGGGGGATGTCGAAGACGAACGCAGGCGTCCGGCTTCGACATCCCCCATCCGTCGCGCTTCGCGCGCCACCTTCCCCCTCCGGGGGAAGGTAGATCAGTCAGCCCGCCGCCACCCGCGCCATGGCGCGGTCGGCGGCGGCCAGGGTCTCGTCGATGGTCGCATCGTCGTGCGCGGTGGAGAGGAACCACGAGCAACGCTGGTTCACCCGCACGCCCTCGTCCTGCAGCGCGCGGCTGAGCGCCATGGCGCGGTCGCGGTCGGTGGCCGCGGATTCGCGGAAGTTTCGTGGCGGTGGCCCAGTCGTGATGAAGGTCTGGAAGATCGTCGGCAGGCCCTGCGCGAGGATCGGCAGGCCGTGGCGCCTGCCCAGCGTCTCGAGCTCGCGCATCAGCCGCGCGCCGCGCTTCTCCATCGCCGCGTAGATCGCCCCGCCGTCGCGCTCCAGCAGGTCCAGCGCGGCCAGCGCCGCGGCCATGCTCTGGACATTGCCGTTGTAGGTGCCGCCATGCATGACGTTGCGGCTCTGCAGGATCTCCATCACCTCGCGCCGGCCCGCGACCATCGCCAGCGGAAAGCCCGCCGCCACCGCCTTGGCGTAGATCGACAGGTCGGCGGTGAAGCCGAAGCGGCCCTGCGCGCCCCTCAGCCCGGCGCGAAAGCCGGTGATCACCTCGTCGCAGATGAACAAGGTGCCGTGCCTGCGGCAGAGATCGGCGACGCCCTGCAGATAGCCGGGGTGCGCCAGGATCGCGCCGCCGTTGACCATGACAGGCTCCATGATCACGCCGGCGATCTCGCCGCCCTGCTTCGCGAACAGCGCCTCCAGTCCCTCGAGATCGTTCCATCCGCGCACGATCACGTCGTCGAGCGTGCCGGGCGCGATGCCCTCGGACTCCGCCACCGGCACCGGCTGGTCGGCCGGGCCGGCCTCGTTGCCGCCCGGCCGCACGCTGATATAGGTCTGGTCGGTCCAGCCGTGATAGTGGCCCTCGAACTTCACCACCTTGCGCCGGCCGGTGAAGGCGCGTGCGATGCGCAGCGCCATCAGCACCGCCTCGGTGCCGGAGGTCGCGAAGCGCACAAGCTCGGCGCCGGGCAGCAGGCCGCACAGCCGCTGCGCCAGCTCGGCCTCGCGGCGATGCTGGGCAGCGAACACCTGGCCGTCGGCGAGGCTGTCGGCCACCGCCCTGATCACCTCCGGCGGCGCGTGGCCGAGGATCGCCGGGCCGTTGCCCAGCACGTAGTCGATATGCACATTGCCGTCGACGTCGGTCAGCCGCGCGCCCTCGCCGCGGCTGAAGAACAGCGGCACCGGCACGCTGGCGTAGCGGACATTGCTGCTGACGCCGCCGGCCATATGGCGGCGCGACTCCTCGTAGAGCGCAATGGACCCTCGATAGTCGCGCATGGCTCCTCCCGGCGATTTCCGATAGCGTGGCGCATCGCATGATCGAAAGCGAGAGGACCGCATGACCGCCCTGTCGAATTCCCGCGTCGCCTGGTTCAACGGCCAGTGGATGCCCGAGGGCCAGGTGGTGATCCCCTTCCGCGACCGCAGCTGGAAGTACGGCGACGGCGCCTTCGACATGACGCGCACCTTCGACGGCCGCATCTTCCGCATCAAGGAGCACATCGACCGCTTCTACCGCTCGCTGCGCTACCTGCACATCGATCCCGGCATGGCGCCCAAGGAAATGGTGGCGCTGAGCGAGGAAGCCGTGCAGCGCAACGAGCATCTGCGCGAGAAGGACGGCGATTTCTGGGTCGGCCAGCGCGTGAGCCGCGGCGTCGACGCGATCGGCGACGAGGGCTGGGACCATACCGGGCCCAACGTGGTGATCGAGGTGCTGCCGCTGCCGCTGGCCAAGCGCGCGAAGTACTTCCGCGACGGCGCCGACGTGATGACCACGGCGATGCGGCGCACCGCGCCGACGATGCTCAGCCCGCGCGCCAAGACGCACAACTACCTCAACATGATCGTCGCCGAGCGCCCGGTGAAGGCGATGAACCCCGACGCCTGGGCGATCCTGCTCGACGAGAACGGCAACCTCGCCGAGGGCCTGGGCAGCAACATCTTCATCGTGCGCGAGGGTGTGCTCCTGACCCCCAGCGAGCGCTACGTGCTGCCCGGCGTCTCCCGGCAGATGACCATGGACATGGCGAAGAAGCTCGGCATCCGCTGCGAGCAGGCCGACATCGACCTGTTCGACGCCGCCAACGCCGAGGAGATGTTCCTGACCTCGACGTCGCTCTGCATCCTGCCGGTGCGCGCCTTCAACGGCGAGAAGGTCGCCGACGGCAAGGTGCCGGGGCCGATCACCAGACGGCTCACCGACGCCTATATCGCCGAGGTGAAGTGCGACTTCGTCCAGCAATACCTCAGCAAGCTGGCCGCCTAGAGATGCTGACGCTCTATCACGCGCCGCAATCGCGCTCCTCCCGCATCGTCTGGCTGCTGGAGGAGCTCGAGGCGCCGTACGAGCTGAAGATCGTCGACATCTCGCGCATGGACGGCTCGGGTAAGGCCGATCCGGACAATCCGCATCCCGACAAGAAGGCGCCGGCGCTCCTCGACGACGGCGCGCTGGTCACCGAATCGGCGGCGGTCTGCCTGTACCTGACCGACAAGTTCCCGGCCAAGGGCATCGGCCCGGCGGTCGGCGATCCATTGCGCGGACCCTACGTGTCGTGGCTCGCCTACAACGCCGGCGTGATCGAGATGATCATGCACATGGAGTTCGCCGGCCTAATGGACAACCAGGCGCTGCGCCGCACCTTCCGCGGCCGCGAGGAGTACGATGCGCGCATCCTCGGCGCGCTCCAAGCCGGGCCGTATCTGCTGGGCGAGCGCTTCTCGGGCGCCGACGTGCTGATCGGCAGCACCGGGATGTGGATGCGCAACATGATGCCCAAGGGCAAGGTGGTCGACGACTACCTCGCGCGGCTGGCCGCGCGCCCGGCGCTGGCGCGGGCCCGTGCCAGGGACGGCGCGATTCCCAAGTAAGGGTGGAGACGGACATGGACGGCGCGAGTCGCGTCAATATCGATCTGGCCTCGGCGCTGGCCGAGGTCGAGCGCGAGTACGTCGCGGCGCGGCCGAAAAGCCAGGCGCAGGCCGAGCGCGCCGGCAAGTCGATGCCCGGCGGCAACACGCGCACGGTGCTGTTCTACGGCCCCTTCCCCGCGGTGATCGATCGCGGCGAAGGGCCGACCTTGATCGACATCGACGGCAACCGCTACATCGACTTCCTCGGCGAGTACACCGCCGGTCTCTACGGCCATTCGCATCCGGTGATCATGCAGGTGCTGCACGAGACGCTCGACAAGGGCGTGTCGTTCGGCGGGCCCAACGTCAACGAGGCCGAGCTGTCGCGGCTGGTCTGCGAGCGCTTCCCCTCGGTCGAGCTGGTGCGCTTCACCAACTCGGGCACCGAGGGCAACATCATGGCGCTGGGCACCGCGCGTGCCTTCACCGGCCGGGAGAAGATCCTCGGCATCGCCGGCGGCTATCACGGCGGCGTGCTCTACTTCGGCAGCGGCGCGCCGTCGCCGATCAACGCGCCCTACCCCTTCGTGCTGGCGCCCTACAACGACATCGAGGGCACACGCGCGCTGATGCGGCAGCACGCGGCCGAGCTCGCCGCCATCATCGTCGAGCCGATGATCGGCAATTCCGGCATCCCCGCCGACGTCGACTATCTGAAGATGCTGCGCGAGGAGGCGACGGCGCACGGCATCGTGCTGATCTTCGACGAGGTGATGACCTCGCGCCTGTCGCCCGGCGGCCTGCAGCTCAAGCACGGCATCACCCCCGACATGACCACCTTCGGCAAGTATATCGGCGGCGGCATGTCGTTCGGCGCCTTCGGCGGCCGCGGCGACATCATGCGGCGTTACGATCCACGCCAGGCCGATGCCTGGCCGCACGCCGGCACCTTCAACAACAACGTGCTGACCATGGCCGCCGGCGTCGCCGGCCTGACGAAGATCTACACGCCGCAGAAGTCGATCGAGCTCAGCGCCCGGGGCGACGCCTTCCGCGCGAAGCTCAACGCCATCGGCGCGAAGGCCGGCGTGCCGCTCATGTGCACCGGCATGGGCTCGATCAACGTCGTGCATTTTCAGCGCACGCCCCTGCGCCGCCCCGCCGACGCCGGCAAGACGCCGATCGAGGCGCGCGCGCTGTTCCAGCTCTCGATGCTGGGTCGCGGCTACTACATCGCGCGCCGCGGCTTCAGCAGCCTCTCGGTCGTGCTCGAGCCGCAGCACTACGACGGCTTCCACGCCGCGGTCGAGGCCTTCTGCGAGGAGTACCGCTCGGTGCTGCAGGCATTGGACGGGTAGCACCTCTGTCATCCCGAGCGCAGCAAGGGATCCAGGGGTGCGGCTAGTCTAGATCCCTCGCTGCGCTCAGGACGACAGCCAACGCGCGACCGCGCGTCGCGGACGGCGAGGCATGCGGGCGTGCTACAGCCCTCGCCCTCATCATGGACGCGTTCCTCGTCTCGACCGCCGTCGTCGCGCTGGCCGAATGCGGCGACAAGACCCAGCTGCTTGCCCTGGCCCTCGCGGCGCGGCTGCGCCGGCCGATCCCCATCGCGCTCGGCATCCTCGCCGCGACCCTGCTGAACCACGCCGCCGCCGGCTATGTCGGCCACCTGCTGAGCGGCGTGCTGGAGGGCGACTGGCAGCGCTGGGTGCTGGGCGTGTCCTTCATCGCCATGGCCGCCTGGACGCTGATCCCCGACAGGGACGACGGCACTACGGCGCGCGAGGCGGCGAGCGGCTGGGCGGCCTTCGTCACCACCTCGATCGCCTTCTTCCTGGTCGAGATGGGCGACAAGACGCAGATCGCCACGGTGGCGCTGGCGGCGCGCTTCGACCTCTTGGCCGCGGTCGTCGTCGGCACCACCGCCGGCATGATGCTGGCCAACGCGCCGGTGGTCTGGCTGGGCCACACCCTGGCCGATCGCCTGCCCCTGCGCGCCTTGCGCCTCGCAGCCAGCCTGCTCTTCGCCGCGCTCGGCGTGCTGACCCTGGCTGGCGTCTCGCTGTGATCAGGCCAGCCCGTTGAGCCTGGCGTGCTGCAGCAGGATGATGGTCTTGGCGTCGAGGATCTCGCCCCGCGCCACCATCGCCAGCGCCTCCTCGAGCGTGGTCTCGATCAGCTCGATGTCCTCGCCCTCGCTCTCCGCTCCGCCGCCGGCGGAAACGCGCCTCGAGGCGTCGTAGTCGCCGACGAAGAGGTGCAGCCGCTCGGTCACCGAGCCGGGGCTGGGAAAGACCTGCATCACTTCGCAGAGCGCGGAGACCGCGTAGCCGGTCTCCTCCTCGATCTCGCGGCCTATGCCGGCGACGGGATCGGCGCCGTCGAGCCTGCCGGCGCAGACCTCGATCATCATGCCGTGATGGCCGTTGACCCAGGTCGGATAGCGGAACTGGCGCGTCAGCAGGATGGTGCCGCGCGCGCGGTCGCGCAGCAGCACCGCGACGCCGTCGCCGCGGTCGTAGGTCTCGCGCCGGAGTTCCTGCCAGCGCCCGTCGCGGCGCAGCCAGTCGAAGGTGGCGCGCCGGAGCTTCGACCAGCCCTCGTGCAGCGTCTCGACGCCCTTCAGGCGCAGGCGCGCGGCGACCCGATCCCTCACGCCTCGATCGTGACCTTGGGCACGAAGGGTTTGGAGGCGAAATGCTCCTGGTCCGAGCCGTCGGCGAATTTCACGCCGGCGCGGCGGATGGCGCCGTCGTCGACGCGCTCGAGCGGCACGTAGTAGCGGTCGTCGTCCTTCGTCACCGTGTCGTTGTCGACGCGGTTGTAGCAGACCAGCAGGGTCCAGCGCCGGTTGGCCGAGCGGTTGGCGTCGCTGCGGTGGATGGCGTTGCTGTGGAAGATCAGCACGTCGCCCGGGTCGAGCTCGCAGTACTCGACGGGATAGCGCGCCAGGATGTGCTCCATGCGCTTCGGGTCGACCTCGTTCTGTCCCTGGGTCAGCGGCGTGTGGTCGATGCGCCCGAGCCTGTGCGAGCCGCGCACGATCTGCAAGCAGCCGTTGCCGCGGTCCGAGCGATCGAGCGCGATCATGCACGACAGCAGGTCGGGCCGCAGGCAGCCATTGTGGTACCAGTAGCCGTAGTCCTGGTGCCATTCCCAGGCGCCGCCGACATGCGGCTCCTTGGCGGTGAGCTTGGACTGGTAGTGATAGACCTCCCCGCCCAGCAGGCGGGTCACGGTATCGACCATGCGATCGCAGCGTGCCGCCAGGCCATAGACGCTGTCGCCGGCGCGGTTCCACAGCGAGATGCGGGTCGAGCGACCTTCGCCGTCGAGGCGGTCGAGCATGTGCCCGCGCACCGACGGATCGCGCTCCATCGCGCCGCGCAGCAGCTCGACTTCGTCGGCGGCGAAGAGACCGCGGGCGATCACCAGCCCGTCTTCCTCATAGGCGCGGATCTGCGCCTCGTTCAGCGCGCAGGCCATGCGACGTCCTCCCGGCTTCCAGGCGCCGGGAGGACTATCGCGCCGCCTGACCCGCCCCGTCTAGTGGGCGATCAGGGTGGGCACCGTCATGTGGCCGAGCATGGTCCGGCTGGCGCCGCCGAACAGCGTCTCGCGCAGCTTGGAATGGCCGTAGATGCCCATGACCACCAGGTCGATGTCGAGATCGGAGACTCGCGAGAGGATGATGCTGCCGACATCGGTGCCGTCGGACACGTCGTTGATCAGCTCGACGTTGACGCCGTGGCGCGCCAGCCAGCCGGCCGCCTTGCTGCCCGGCGGGTCGTCGTGGCCGTTCTCGTTCGCCTCGCGCTTGTGGCCGTCGACCACCAGCAGCGTGACCTTCTCCGCAGCCTGCAGCAGCGGCATGGCGTCGGTCGCCGCGCGCATCGCCTCGGGGCTGTCGTTCCACGCCAGCAGGACCTTGCGGCCCACCGGCTTGCTGTAGCCGATATGCGGCACGACCACCACCGGCCGGTGCGACTCCATCGCCACCGCCTCCGGAAGGTTGGTGTACATGTCGCCGATGGACTTGTCGGGATCGCGCTGGCCGACCACGCCGATATCGGCGTAGCGCAGCTCCTCGTTCATCGCCCCGGTCGCGTCGGCGACGGCGCCGTGGAACTCGACCTCGACAGCGCTGCCTTTCGTCGTGTCCTCGAACAGCTGGCGTGCGACGGCGAGGCGTTCGCGGTTGGCTTCGGCCTGACGCGCCAGCACCGCGTTGCCGAGCGCCATGCCGTCGACGCCGGCGGGCAGACGGACGCGCGGCATGACGGCCAGACCGATCAGCCGGGCGCGGCAGGCCTGGGCAAGCTCGAGCGCGAGGCGGATGCGCGACACCGATTCCTTGTTGTCGTCGAGCTGCACGACGATTGTCTTGTAGGTCATGGATGCCTCCTGGCGTTCATGGTCGACGCCGGCGCATCGCCGCGAGAGCTCACAATCACCACCCGTGCGGCGGTACCGTTCGACCCTCAACCTGTGCCGACGGCCTGAAACGTCGGGCTGCGATCGAGATGGGATCGCAAGATCGCGCCGTCAAGCCGGCTACGGCACATGCGGCGGTGCAATATAAGGCCGCAATCAGGCGCGGGCGCCGTAGCTGCGGTCCTCGATCGTCAGTCGGCCTTCCTCGATGGCATGACAGGCCACCAGGCCACCTTCGATCGGAATCGACGCCGGCCGCTCGCGCTTGCAGCGGTCGTTGGCGAAGGGGCAGCGCGGATGGAAGGCGCATCCCGAGGGCGGGTTGATCGGGCTGGGCACCTCGCCCGCCACCGGCGCGCGCTGACGGCCCGTCATGTCCAGGTCAGGAATCGTGTCCAGCAGCATCCGGGTATAGGGATGCTTGGGCCGCCGGAACAGCGTGTCGGTGTCGGCGACCTCGACCAGCCGGCCGAGATACATCACGCCCACCCGCGTGCTGATGTGATAGACGACCGCGAGATTGTGGCTGATGAACAGATAGGTCAGCCCGTGCTCGCGCTGCAGCTCCATCATCAGGTTGAGGATCTGCGCCTGCACCGAGACGTCGAGCGCCGAGGTCGGCTCATCGCACACCAGGAACTCGGGACGGCTGGCGAGCGCGCGCGCGATCGAGATGCGCTGGCGCTGGCCGCCGGAGAATTCGTGCGGATACTTCGCGCCGTCGGCCGGCGTCAGCTTGACCTGGCGCAGCAGGTCATCGACACGCCTGCGAACCTCCTGCGAGGAGCTCGCCAGCCTGAAGGCGCGGATCGGCTCGGCGATGATGTCGAACACGCGCCAGCGCGGATTGAGGCTGGCGAACGGATCCTGGAAGATCATCTGCATGCGCCGGCGGATCGCCGCCATCTCGGCGCCGCCGCGCTTCTGCGCCATGTCGTTGCCGTCGAACTCGATCGAGCCGTCGGTCGGCGGATAGAGGCCGACGACGAGGCGCGCCACCGTCGACTTGCCGCAGCCCGATTCGCCCACCAGCGAGAAGGTCTCGCCCTTCCTGATCTCGATGTCGATGCCGGCCACCGCCTGCACGATGGCGCGCGGCTTGCGCTCCAGCACGCGCGCCAGCCAGGGCGGCGAGACGTCGAAGTAGCGCCTCAGCGAGGAGAGCCGCACCAGGGGCTTGCCGCCGCTCGATGGCGGACGGACCACTGCGACGCCGCTGTCAGGCATTCGCCGTCTCCCTCGCCAGGGCCGGACCGACGCCTCCGGCGTCATAGAGCCAGCACGCCGCGCGGGTCACGCCGGCCGGCATCAGCTCGGGACGCTCGACGGTGCAGCGCGCACCGGCCTCGGGGCAGCGCGGGTTGAAGGCGCAGCCGCTGGGGATCGCCGTCAGCCGCGGCATGGCGCCGTCGATCTGCGTCAGCCGCTCGCTGCGCACGCCGAGGCTGGGGATCGAGCCCATCAGGCCGCGCGTGTAGGGATGGCTGGCGTTCTTCACCACGTCGCGCACGGGCCCGATCTCGGCCAGGCGGCCGGCGTACATGACGGCGACGCGATCGGCGGTCTCGGCGATCACGCCCATGTCGTGCGTCACCAGCATTACCGCCGTGCCGTGCTCGCGGCACAGCCGCTTGAGCAGGGCGATGATCTGCGCCTGGATCGACACGTCGAGCGCCGTGGTCGGCTCGTCGGCGACGATCAGGCGCGGATTGGCGCAAAGCGCCAGCGCGATCACGACGCGCTGGCGCATGCCGCCGGAGAACTGGTGCGGATAGTGATCGACGCGCGTCTCGGCGGCGGGAATGCCGACCTCCTTGAGGAGATCGATCGCGCGCTTGCGCGCTTCGGCCACCCCCAGCGGCAGGTGCGTCTGGATGGTCTCGACCAGCTGGCGGCCGATCGAATAGAGCGGGTTGAGGCTGGTCAGCGGGTCCTGGAAAATCGCGCCGATGCGCGCGCCGCGGATCCGGCGCATCAGCTCGTAGGGCAGGTTGTCGATGCGCTCGCCCTCGAGCAGGACCTCGCCGCCGGCGATGCGGCCGGGCGGCTCGAGCAGGCCGATGATCGCCGCGCCGGTCAGCGACTTGCCGGCGCCGGACTCGCCGACGACACCCAGGACCTCGCCCGGCGCGATGGAGAACGAGACATCGTCGACCGCGACCAGGGTGCCGCGCCGCGTCGGGAACTCGACGCGCAG
This region includes:
- a CDS encoding phytanoyl-CoA dioxygenase family protein yields the protein MACALNEAQIRAYEEDGLVIARGLFAADEVELLRGAMERDPSVRGHMLDRLDGEGRSTRISLWNRAGDSVYGLAARCDRMVDTVTRLLGGEVYHYQSKLTAKEPHVGGAWEWHQDYGYWYHNGCLRPDLLSCMIALDRSDRGNGCLQIVRGSHRLGRIDHTPLTQGQNEVDPKRMEHILARYPVEYCELDPGDVLIFHSNAIHRSDANRSANRRWTLLVCYNRVDNDTVTKDDDRYYVPLERVDDGAIRRAGVKFADGSDQEHFASKPFVPKVTIEA
- a CDS encoding ATP-binding cassette domain-containing protein, with protein sequence MPDSGVAVVRPPSSGGKPLVRLSSLRRYFDVSPPWLARVLERKPRAIVQAVAGIDIEIRKGETFSLVGESGCGKSTVARLVVGLYPPTDGSIEFDGNDMAQKRGGAEMAAIRRRMQMIFQDPFASLNPRWRVFDIIAEPIRAFRLASSSQEVRRRVDDLLRQVKLTPADGAKYPHEFSGGQRQRISIARALASRPEFLVCDEPTSALDVSVQAQILNLMMELQREHGLTYLFISHNLAVVYHISTRVGVMYLGRLVEVADTDTLFRRPKHPYTRMLLDTIPDLDMTGRQRAPVAGEVPSPINPPSGCAFHPRCPFANDRCKRERPASIPIEGGLVACHAIEEGRLTIEDRSYGARA
- a CDS encoding TMEM165/GDT1 family protein; protein product: MDAFLVSTAVVALAECGDKTQLLALALAARLRRPIPIALGILAATLLNHAAAGYVGHLLSGVLEGDWQRWVLGVSFIAMAAWTLIPDRDDGTTAREAASGWAAFVTTSIAFFLVEMGDKTQIATVALAARFDLLAAVVVGTTAGMMLANAPVVWLGHTLADRLPLRALRLAASLLFAALGVLTLAGVSL
- a CDS encoding aspartate aminotransferase family protein, translating into MRDYRGSIALYEESRRHMAGGVSSNVRYASVPVPLFFSRGEGARLTDVDGNVHIDYVLGNGPAILGHAPPEVIRAVADSLADGQVFAAQHRREAELAQRLCGLLPGAELVRFATSGTEAVLMALRIARAFTGRRKVVKFEGHYHGWTDQTYISVRPGGNEAGPADQPVPVAESEGIAPGTLDDVIVRGWNDLEGLEALFAKQGGEIAGVIMEPVMVNGGAILAHPGYLQGVADLCRRHGTLFICDEVITGFRAGLRGAQGRFGFTADLSIYAKAVAAGFPLAMVAGRREVMEILQSRNVMHGGTYNGNVQSMAAALAALDLLERDGGAIYAAMEKRGARLMRELETLGRRHGLPILAQGLPTIFQTFITTGPPPRNFRESAATDRDRAMALSRALQDEGVRVNQRCSWFLSTAHDDATIDETLAAADRAMARVAAG
- a CDS encoding universal stress protein translates to MTYKTIVVQLDDNKESVSRIRLALELAQACRARLIGLAVMPRVRLPAGVDGMALGNAVLARQAEANRERLAVARQLFEDTTKGSAVEVEFHGAVADATGAMNEELRYADIGVVGQRDPDKSIGDMYTNLPEAVAMESHRPVVVVPHIGYSKPVGRKVLLAWNDSPEAMRAATDAMPLLQAAEKVTLLVVDGHKREANENGHDDPPGSKAAGWLARHGVNVELINDVSDGTDVGSIILSRVSDLDIDLVVMGIYGHSKLRETLFGGASRTMLGHMTVPTLIAH
- a CDS encoding ABC transporter ATP-binding protein, giving the protein MIPGSNQPPLLEVRNLRVEFPTRRGTLVAVDDVSFSIAPGEVLGVVGESGAGKSLTGAAIIGLLEPPGRIAGGEVLLEGERIDNLPYELMRRIRGARIGAIFQDPLTSLNPLYSIGRQLVETIQTHLPLGVAEARKRAIDLLKEVGIPAAETRVDHYPHQFSGGMRQRVVIALALCANPRLIVADEPTTALDVSIQAQIIALLKRLCREHGTAVMLVTHDMGVIAETADRVAVMYAGRLAEIGPVRDVVKNASHPYTRGLMGSIPSLGVRSERLTQIDGAMPRLTAIPSGCAFNPRCPEAGARCTVERPELMPAGVTRAACWLYDAGGVGPALARETANA
- a CDS encoding NUDIX domain-containing protein — translated: MRDRVAARLRLKGVETLHEGWSKLRRATFDWLRRDGRWQELRRETYDRGDGVAVLLRDRARGTILLTRQFRYPTWVNGHHGMMIEVCAGRLDGADPVAGIGREIEEETGYAVSALCEVMQVFPSPGSVTERLHLFVGDYDASRRVSAGGGAESEGEDIELIETTLEEALAMVARGEILDAKTIILLQHARLNGLA
- a CDS encoding glutathione S-transferase, with translation MLTLYHAPQSRSSRIVWLLEELEAPYELKIVDISRMDGSGKADPDNPHPDKKAPALLDDGALVTESAAVCLYLTDKFPAKGIGPAVGDPLRGPYVSWLAYNAGVIEMIMHMEFAGLMDNQALRRTFRGREEYDARILGALQAGPYLLGERFSGADVLIGSTGMWMRNMMPKGKVVDDYLARLAARPALARARARDGAIPK
- a CDS encoding aminotransferase class III-fold pyridoxal phosphate-dependent enzyme, which gives rise to MDGASRVNIDLASALAEVEREYVAARPKSQAQAERAGKSMPGGNTRTVLFYGPFPAVIDRGEGPTLIDIDGNRYIDFLGEYTAGLYGHSHPVIMQVLHETLDKGVSFGGPNVNEAELSRLVCERFPSVELVRFTNSGTEGNIMALGTARAFTGREKILGIAGGYHGGVLYFGSGAPSPINAPYPFVLAPYNDIEGTRALMRQHAAELAAIIVEPMIGNSGIPADVDYLKMLREEATAHGIVLIFDEVMTSRLSPGGLQLKHGITPDMTTFGKYIGGGMSFGAFGGRGDIMRRYDPRQADAWPHAGTFNNNVLTMAAGVAGLTKIYTPQKSIELSARGDAFRAKLNAIGAKAGVPLMCTGMGSINVVHFQRTPLRRPADAGKTPIEARALFQLSMLGRGYYIARRGFSSLSVVLEPQHYDGFHAAVEAFCEEYRSVLQALDG
- a CDS encoding hydroxymethylglutaryl-CoA lyase, whose translation is MNLPKRVRLVEVGPRDGLQNEARPVPVDVKVELIDRLTAAGHTTVEAGSFVSPKWVPQMASTDEVMARIKRKPGVSYPVLVPNKLGMNGAIEAKCEEVAVFTAASEAFCKANTNCTIDESFERFAPVIEAAQRHNIRVRGYVSVVAGCPYSGDVDPRIVADVSERLFRMGCYEVSLGDSIGVGTPAKCVAMIEAVAERMPREKIAAHFHDTYGQSLANILAVMERGITVFDTAVGGLGGCPYAKGASGNVGTEDVLYLLNGLGIEHGVDLDAIAATGRFICEALGRQPASKVAQALKANLAA
- a CDS encoding aminotransferase class IV, translating into MTALSNSRVAWFNGQWMPEGQVVIPFRDRSWKYGDGAFDMTRTFDGRIFRIKEHIDRFYRSLRYLHIDPGMAPKEMVALSEEAVQRNEHLREKDGDFWVGQRVSRGVDAIGDEGWDHTGPNVVIEVLPLPLAKRAKYFRDGADVMTTAMRRTAPTMLSPRAKTHNYLNMIVAERPVKAMNPDAWAILLDENGNLAEGLGSNIFIVREGVLLTPSERYVLPGVSRQMTMDMAKKLGIRCEQADIDLFDAANAEEMFLTSTSLCILPVRAFNGEKVADGKVPGPITRRLTDAYIAEVKCDFVQQYLSKLAA